From the genome of Lotus japonicus ecotype B-129 chromosome 6, LjGifu_v1.2, one region includes:
- the LOC130723596 gene encoding 5'-adenylylsulfate reductase 3, chloroplastic-like — protein sequence MALSSITSSSSATATATSSSFFSRLGSSSETKASQFGSLRILEKPHVSVNLHQRRTSVKALNAEPQRKDSIVPLAATVLAPEVTEKEEEDYEQLAREFQNASPLEIMDKALEKFGNDIAIAFSGAEDVALIEYAHLTGRPYRVFSLDTGRLNPETYKYFDEVEKHYGIRIEYMFPDAVEVQALVRAKGLFSFYEDGHQECCRTRKVRPLRRALKGLRAWVTGQRKDQSPGTRSEVPVVQVDPVFEGLEGGAGSLVKWNPVANVSGQDTWNFLRAMNVPVNSLHAQGYVSIGCEPCTRSVLPGQHEREGRWWWEDAKAKECGLHKGNLRQDGDAEFNGNGNGAANANGSATVADIFDTQNVVSLSRTGIENLAKLKNRNEPWLVVLYAPWCRFCQGMEESYLDLAEKLAGSGVKVGKFRADGEHKEYAKSELELESFPTILFFPKHSSRPIKYPSEKRDVDSLMAFVNILR from the exons atgGCTCTCTCTTCCattacttcttcttcttcagcaacTGCAACAGCAACATCAAGCTCCTTCTTCTCTCGTCTCGGATCTTCCTCCGAAACCAAAG CTTCGCAATTTGGTTCGCTTCGGATTCTGGAGAAACCTCATGTTTCGGTTAATTTGCATCAAAGACGGACCTCGGTGAAGGCTCTGAATGCTGAACCTCAAAGGAAGGATTCGATTGTTCCTCTTGCAGCTACCGTCCTTGCTCCTG AGGTTACTGAGAAGGAAGAGGAGGATTATGAACAATTAGCGAGGGAGTTTCAGAATGCTTCTCCTCTTGAAATTATGGACAAGGCACTGGAGAAATTCGGCAATGACATCGCTATTGCCTTCAG TGGTGCTGAAGATGTTGCTCTAATTGAGTATGCACACTTGACTGGTCGACCATACAGGGTGTTCAGTCTGGACACTGGGAGACTGAATCCAGAAACATACAAATATTTTGACGAAGTTGAGAAGCATTATGGAATTCGCATTGAGTACATGTTCCCTGATGCTGTTGAAGTTCAGGCATTAGTAAGGGCGAAGGGTCTCTTCTCATTTTATGAGGATGGGCATCAAGAGTGCTGCCGAACAAGGAAGGTTAGGCCCTTGAGGAGGGCCCTGAAGGGTCTCAGAGCATGGGTAACTGGTCAGAGGAAAGATCAGTCGCCTGGTACTAGGTCTGAAGTACCTGTTGTCCAGGTTGATCCAGTTTTTGAGGGATTGGAAGGTGGAGCCGGCAGCCTGGTAAAGTGGAACCCGGTTGCAAATGTCAGCGGTCAGGACACATGGAACTTCCTTAGAGCCATGAATGTGCCTGTGAATTCATTGCATGCTCAAGGATACGTTTCCATTGGGTGTGAGCCATGCACAAGGTCTGTTTTACCTGGACAGCATGAAAGGGAGGGAAGGTGGTGGTGGGAGGATGCCAAAGCTAAGGAATGTGGTCTTCACAAAGGTAACTTGAGGCAGGATGGTGACGCCGAGTTTAATGGTAATGGAAATGGGGCTGCCAATGCTAATGGTTCTGCCACAGTTGCTGACATTTTTGATACCCAGAACGTGGTCAGTTTGAGCAGGACTGGAATTGAGAATTTGGCAAAACTGAAAAACCGAAATGAACCATGGCTTGTTGTGCTCTATGCACCCTGGTGCCGCTTCTGCCAG GGTATGGAGGAATCATATCTTGATTTGGCAGAGAAGCTAGCAGGGTCAGGAGTGAAGGTTGGGAAATTTAGAGCGGATGGAGAGCATAAAGAATATGCAAAGAGTGAACTTGAGCTGGAAAGCTTCCCCACAATACTCTTCTTCCCCAAACACTCTTCCCGACCAATTAAGTATCCTTCGGAAAAGAGAGATGTTGATTCATTGATGGCATTCGTGAATATCTTGCGGTGA
- the LOC130722511 gene encoding lactoylglutathione lyase GLX1-like isoform X1, protein MNFFYFTLAVLFVTPTATDCREFALTLNMAEPNAELLDWSKKDKRRFLHAVYRVGDLDRTIKFYTECFGMQLLRKRDIPEEKYANAFLGFGSEQSHFVVELTYNYGVTSYDIGTGFGHFAIATPDVYKFVEDVRAKGGNVTREPGPVKGGSTVIAFVKDPDGYLFEIIQRASTPEPLCQVMLRVGDLERSIKFYEKALGLKVVKKTDRPEQKYTIAMLGYAEEHETIVLELTYNYGVTEYTKGNAYAQVAIGTDDVYKSAELVNLATQEFGGKITRQPGPIPGLNTKIASFLDPDGWKTVLVDNQDFLKELE, encoded by the exons atgaattttttttatttcacgcTTGCAGTACTCTTCGTCACTCCCACTGCCACTG ACTGCAGAGAATTTGCATTAACACTGAATATGGCTGAGCCTAATGCTGAGTTGTTGGACTGGTCAAAGAAAGATAAGCGCCGTTTCCTGCATGCTGTGTACCGTGTTGGTGATCTTGATCGCACCATCAA GTTTTACACTGAATGTTTCGGAATGCAACTTTTGAGGAAAAGAGATATTCCTGAAGAGAAATACGCCAATGCTTTTCTTGGATTTGGCTCTGAACAATCCCATTTTGTTGTGGAATTAACTTACA ATTATGGGGTGACCTCATATGATATTGGAACTGGCTTTGGACATTTTGCTATTGCAACTCCAGAT GTTTACAAATTTGTTGAAGACGTCCGGGCTAAGGGTGGGAATGTTACGAGGGAGCCTGGTCCAGTTAAGGGTGGGTCAACTGTTATTGCATTTGTGAAGGATCCTGATGGTTACCTTTTTGAGATCATTCAAAGGGCTTCAACCCCTGAGCCGTTGTGCCAAGTTATGCTTCGCGTTGGTGATTTAGAGCGCTCGATTAAGTTTTATGAAAAG GCTCTAGGTTTAAAAGTGGTAAAGAAGACTGATAGACCTGAGCAAAAG TACACTATAGCTATGCTTGGGTATGCAGAagagcatgagacaattgtgtTGGAGCTGACATATAACTATGGTGTCACTGAATACACCAAAGGAAATGCTTATGCACAG GTTGCTATTGGCACTGATGATGTATACAAGAGTGCTGAGCTAGTCAACTTAGCCACCCAAGAGTTTGGAGGGAAGATTACTCGGCAACCAGGGCCAATTCCCGGCCTTAACACAAAAATCGCTTCTTTCTTAGATCCAGATGGATGGAAAACT GTTTTAGTGGACAATCAAGATTTTCTGAAGGAACTGGAGTGA
- the LOC130722511 gene encoding lactoylglutathione lyase GLX1-like isoform X2, translating to MAEPNAELLDWSKKDKRRFLHAVYRVGDLDRTIKFYTECFGMQLLRKRDIPEEKYANAFLGFGSEQSHFVVELTYNYGVTSYDIGTGFGHFAIATPDVYKFVEDVRAKGGNVTREPGPVKGGSTVIAFVKDPDGYLFEIIQRASTPEPLCQVMLRVGDLERSIKFYEKALGLKVVKKTDRPEQKYTIAMLGYAEEHETIVLELTYNYGVTEYTKGNAYAQVAIGTDDVYKSAELVNLATQEFGGKITRQPGPIPGLNTKIASFLDPDGWKTVLVDNQDFLKELE from the exons ATGGCTGAGCCTAATGCTGAGTTGTTGGACTGGTCAAAGAAAGATAAGCGCCGTTTCCTGCATGCTGTGTACCGTGTTGGTGATCTTGATCGCACCATCAA GTTTTACACTGAATGTTTCGGAATGCAACTTTTGAGGAAAAGAGATATTCCTGAAGAGAAATACGCCAATGCTTTTCTTGGATTTGGCTCTGAACAATCCCATTTTGTTGTGGAATTAACTTACA ATTATGGGGTGACCTCATATGATATTGGAACTGGCTTTGGACATTTTGCTATTGCAACTCCAGAT GTTTACAAATTTGTTGAAGACGTCCGGGCTAAGGGTGGGAATGTTACGAGGGAGCCTGGTCCAGTTAAGGGTGGGTCAACTGTTATTGCATTTGTGAAGGATCCTGATGGTTACCTTTTTGAGATCATTCAAAGGGCTTCAACCCCTGAGCCGTTGTGCCAAGTTATGCTTCGCGTTGGTGATTTAGAGCGCTCGATTAAGTTTTATGAAAAG GCTCTAGGTTTAAAAGTGGTAAAGAAGACTGATAGACCTGAGCAAAAG TACACTATAGCTATGCTTGGGTATGCAGAagagcatgagacaattgtgtTGGAGCTGACATATAACTATGGTGTCACTGAATACACCAAAGGAAATGCTTATGCACAG GTTGCTATTGGCACTGATGATGTATACAAGAGTGCTGAGCTAGTCAACTTAGCCACCCAAGAGTTTGGAGGGAAGATTACTCGGCAACCAGGGCCAATTCCCGGCCTTAACACAAAAATCGCTTCTTTCTTAGATCCAGATGGATGGAAAACT GTTTTAGTGGACAATCAAGATTTTCTGAAGGAACTGGAGTGA